CCTGCTTTCCATCTAATTAAACTGCACCCAGTCTAGTATATGAGCACAAATTATTAGTTCTTAATTATTAATCACAAGGTTGCAGTGTAATCAAACATATTTTggataaataacattttctatTTCATTGGAACCTTCAGTAGGTAAAAGTCTGGATTTAAGCAGAAGTGAAGTGTCTCTGTAAATGTACTCTACACATCTTGTCATTCTGATACTCTAACATAGTTTGAGTGTCTGTAAGACGTGATTCATTACAAGGTACCAAATGTTATAATAAGGCGAAAGAATAGCATGAAGTGTGATAAAAGTCTAGACAATGCTCTCTCTGTTAGCAGACACAAGAACTGCCCTGCGACAGATGGGGCAAGTTGAATTCTCTGAAAGCCAACGGTCAATACAATGCACATGGTACTCATGTGAGCAGGGAAGTTTACGAAGCTTGTTGCCTTCAGCATACTCTGTAATGCAGACACTACATGTCTTGAGTGCATCACTCTCACCGAAATTGCGCATGGCGAGGTTATCGATTTGCTCTTTGGTGAGGCCCCTGggctgatcatcatcatcatcattgagCAAGAAGAAATGTGCAAGTCGCAGAAAGGGCAAAGAGCCAGAATCCTCTAGACTGATAGGAGGTCGTTGCCTCGCCCTGCTCTCTCTGAGAGATGCACCACTGTCCTCCCTTTCTTCAGTCTGTGCTTCTGAGCCACTCGGATTTGAGCCTCCTACCCCAGGTGATGGCTCAGTTGAAGGACTTCCAGCATCTGGATTTCCCAGAGCATCGGCCAGATCTGCCGCGGGATTGGAGCCACGGCTTGAGTCTGTGGAGTCCGAGTCAGAGTCCATGAAGTAGCTGAGTTCACCAAAGCCAGTCATGATCTGCCGGATCATGGATTGTAGGGCCATGGAGGTGGCCTCACCAAGTCCGGCATCAGAGATCCTCCTGATGGGAATGCGAATAGTGCTGACATACGTCCTCACACCTGCTCGCTCTGAACGTGAAAAGGTCCTGCGGAAGCCACCACGCTCAGTTTCATACAAGAAAGTGTTATTGGAGGTCTGTGATCGAGAGCGGGTGCGGTTGGCAATGCTGTCTCTCTCACGATACTCGCCCGGTCGCACCCTACGAACCTGCAAGTCCAGCATTATTGTTGGAGGACGCCGAGCTGAAGCACCTGCTTCTCCTGAAGATGCTTCAGTTTCCTGGGGAGGCTGAGGTGCTGGTTGGGGCTCTGTAGTCGCAACGGTTTCTTCGCTTTCTAACTGTATATTCTGCCGAGAAAAAGCATGTAGTCGGGTCCTGTAGCTGCTGCCTACCTGAACCTCTGGGACTGGATCAGGACTTCGAGAGGGTAGTCCATGGCGTGCTTGTGGAAGCCCATCTAACTGGTCTAGACTGAGAGCTAAATGACTCCTAGCTGTTCGCGCCCTAGTTCTGCGCTGTTCCGGGCTTGGACTACGAGCTCTAATCTGGCCTCTACTTGGCCTCTCTACTGGAGGGGGACTTGGAGAAAGTGGAACCTGATTTTGTGGGCTTGTTGGCCGGGTTGCAGCTGGGCTACTAGGTGCAGGAAGCTCTGGTTCAACTACAACAGCCATCTCCTCCACCACTGGCTCTTCAACCACCTCTGCTGCCTCCATGGGTGTCTCAGGTTCAGGTACAGGGGCATTAGCATTGCTTTGCTCTGCTTCTGGCCGATCAGCTTCAGTCTGTGTTTGCTGCTCAGCTATGTTgcgatttatatttatttccaaGCTGAAGCGGAAGTCTCCACTACTTGGATTGGTTCGGCTCACCGCCCGCCATGACTGGTTGCCCCGGTGCCCACTTCTTGTGGTGTTGCCCGTTTGACGCACAGTGTTGAGCCAGTCAAGAAGGGTGTCACCATTAGATGCTTCTTCTGTACCCTCTGCCTCTGAAACTggtgaaaaacattttagagtCATGTTTTGATCTGAGTGTCCAAGCATTTTAAAAGACCAATTGCTAACTAATAATTTCTGTGAATTAGAGGGTAATCAATCAACCGTACCTCTGGGCTCCCCCCTGCTGACTTCAGGACTATTGTTGCTGCTGCTACTGTGTGGCTGTTCGGGGCCATCCCTAGCTTGATGAAGGCGGTTCAACAACTCCTCCTCAGTAATTtcacctggaaaaaaaataataaacatatgttTCATGTTAAAATGATGATCCATCTTTGTAATGCTTGTATGGCTATATGGCTGTGGAAAGACATAAGATTCCAAGGTCGGTCAGCATCCCTTTATTCAGCGACTTCTTATCAggcataatattttttttaagaaaatcacCAGAAATatccattatttatttagaaattacTGACATACAATGACATCACTAAACTAAACACCCAATACTCTTCATAAAAAGAAAGTCTGTGATCACAACTAGCCTATTTTTAATGTGGAGCATAGTGTGTAACAAAGGCAACTATACAGTGAAAGAATACACGAGCAAATAATTAAATTGGCCTTGACAGACTGTTGTACACATTCAGTTTACAGAAGTAAAAGAGAATGGCAGAAGATAAGCTGTTAAGCTGCAAGACAAATATAAAAGCAAATGTCCAATTGTCATGAGAAGAAAATTATATTGTGAGCAATTATTCAATTTTACTTTAATTGACTTACTAAattttaatattagtattacTTTTAAGTCAATATTACTATGTATTGAAGACTACCTGCCCAGTTACTTTAATTAATGAGCAGGACAAGTGATTTATGGTCACATGTTATGCTATGCTCAAAATTATGAGTGACACAGTGTTTGTGATGGCAGACTCAACTGTCTCTCATGTTGCTTTCCCAAGACTAATACTTTTAACCAGACATTAATACTGTTGGTTTCATTATTGGCTCACATTGTGCCAAACAAACTAGTAAGCTACTCTGGTCagacaaaatgtatttaaatgcttaaaaaaatgaagcacaCTTTTAATCAGCGGCGACTGTGAAACTGGTCAGGCATGACGAACAGATGGATGAGCCAAATACAGAGCAATCCTAGAAGAGCTGCATCTAGTCTAGGTCTGATTTTGTGTTAAGTTAtctgtatacatttttaaagtgcCATTTTTAAATTTGCCAAGAAGCATGCTGAAAAAGACATGCAGTAACAagacatgggtgtgtgtgtgtgtgtgtgtgtgtgtgtgtgtgtgtgtgtgtgtgtatatatatatatatatatatatatatatatatatatatatatatatatatatatatatatatatatatatatatatatatatatatatatatatatatgaggagcgcaaatctcttaactccattggacacttcaactgtccacctcttcttcacgccacgggagagctttgcggcatatttctcctcaaaaagagtcgcaacgaatcaacacgtcttctgaggtaaatgtcttggtaaaaaaaaaaatcttgacccccgctagttctggtgctcgtctgaggacactaatttagcgcaagacaattcactgcaacgcggactaaaccctgtgcattgcagataagatacgTTTttataatttcctgaaaaataatggttttggagatacgaggattccccccgacagcgacgatatataaatatattggaAAACTTTGGAGACTGTGGTCAgcgcgcagggtcagccatgagaCAGCACAGCCGgtgcagtgagggttaagggtccaATAGTGCATCTTGGCAATCACCAACCCAGGgccttaaacacttgagccATCACTAGTTGCTGATGAGGCTCAAAGGTTTTCTAAAGATTTCCTATCTGCTGCAAATATATAAGTTTGTAAAGAAATCACATCTAAACGTAACCTCTAGATAAAAAACTACTGGCCTTTAATTTTCAGATATTATGTCAGACAAAACCCACAGGAAATTCACAAGGGAAGAAGGCATTCCCAAGGTATACATGATTGGATGATCTTTTGATGATCCTTTTACAAGATCAAAAAGCATGTAGTATCAATACACGAGTATAAAAAGTCCTACATGTCTTATTGATTGGCCAAACCCTTGGAAGTTATAGGTGTCAAGACAAATCGAATATGCAGAATTTCACCATGAGTGTTTGTTTTCTCCAACATAAGATGATGATGTATGTTCGATTTAAAACTGCTGCTCAAAAAACACTTGTGAACCAGGAACAGGACATTACAGAAAACCACCGgacttaccaggacaagaattGTCCAATCAATGCCATCTCCTGGCAGGGGTCTCGGCTAAAGGATGCTCCAAAATAACATTCCTTTCCACTGTCCTGGGACAGAAATGAATTGGACGTCTTCAGAGTGCCGTGAAATTGTGTGGTATACTCTTTTATAAGTGCAATAGCATACATAAAcctaataaacattaaaaaaatcaagaaactCACAAGTAATCATTCTGCACACTAAAGTTTACAATTATCCAGGATGAGTGCCACACATCGGCAGCCTTAATGTGTGCTACCGGGTTCTACACTGTGGGGAGAGAATCCAACGTGCCCACATTATTAGTCATTCTCTCACTAGCAAAGATTTTAAGGTGACCCACTATGGGAGGAAATGGGGAAAATGGAAAAAACGCATACCTTTAAAGGGAGCAAACTGCAATGGAGTAACACTCACTTGTTTTAAATCCTTTAAGGATAAAAGgttacaaacagaaataaaatgcagtgaGAAACAGCAGTTACCTGGTGTGCCGAAAAGATTGTTGTCTCTCATCAGCCTGTAGTCCTCCTCACTCAGATTGTTCACAAACTGGTAGAAGGCTTCCTCTCTATTAAGACGGTCCTGTTGTTGCCTGCGTTGTGAATCGGCCTGTTCACTACTGCCCTGCTCTGCATTGTCTGAGCCCTCCATTGCAGTCAAACCCAGAAAGAATATGTCAGCACCACCTGGAAGGATGGAGAGACAGATCTGCAAATATTTcaccacatgtacagtaaataaaaatagagattTCCCACATGAAATAGTTAATTCTGGGTCATTGTAAACTTATGGTGAACAGAAACCTGGGGTATCTTTGCTCATAATTTCAACAACGTTTAAATTTCTCACTGTATATTCCTAGCCCTGGATTAACATTCTTAGTTAAGAGAAATACAACATGTGAAATTTAAACGTTGTACACAATTGGCACCACAACGTGAGGTTAACAACACAAAAGACTAATGCTAAAACTACTtcatatcagtgtttcattaaCCCTTTCATTAATGTGACAACTCTGGGATAAAAGCAAGGTTTATAACAATCATAACCAGGGATTAGGTGCCGTGTGAAAGGCTATTACCTCCCCTGTCTttcagagattaaaaaaaagatcatataAGTTTAGGCACATTATACAAGTTTAATTTTTGGAATCCACATCAGATTGTTTTGTTAAGAGTGCAACCCCATCAGATCCCTTTATAacgtgttatatttatattatatatatacacacacacaatgatctGGCCTTAAAAATGGACACTgtcaaaggaaataaaaacaaaatggcatcgTGAACGGAAGCCAACAACAATCAAGACAACTAGATTAACATAACCAGGCAACACAAGCTGAACTGAACCGTCAAGCCAGACAGATGATCCAATTAAAGTAGCAGTCAAGCTAAATAGCTAATTAGCGAACAGCTTTTTACGAAAAGAACCAAAATTAGACAACCAACAAGAGCTTTATACTATTCAACATAAGCATATCCATTATAATGCtgatagttttatatatatatttatatatctacgGCGCGACCATGTAAACGTGATTATCGAAAAACACTGCCATTGTTATTAGTGTTAGCTAAGAAGTCAAGTCAAATGATAATCGCTCGGCTAGTAAATTAGCTACCTTAGGTAAAAACGTAGAAAATGAAAAG
The Tachysurus vachellii isolate PV-2020 chromosome 13, HZAU_Pvac_v1, whole genome shotgun sequence genome window above contains:
- the rlim gene encoding E3 ubiquitin-protein ligase RLIM, yielding MEGSDNAEQGSSEQADSQRRQQQDRLNREEAFYQFVNNLSEEDYRLMRDNNLFGTPGEITEEELLNRLHQARDGPEQPHSSSSNNSPEVSRGEPRVSEAEGTEEASNGDTLLDWLNTVRQTGNTTRSGHRGNQSWRAVSRTNPSSGDFRFSLEININRNIAEQQTQTEADRPEAEQSNANAPVPEPETPMEAAEVVEEPVVEEMAVVVEPELPAPSSPAATRPTSPQNQVPLSPSPPPVERPSRGQIRARSPSPEQRRTRARTARSHLALSLDQLDGLPQARHGLPSRSPDPVPEVQVGSSYRTRLHAFSRQNIQLESEETVATTEPQPAPQPPQETEASSGEAGASARRPPTIMLDLQVRRVRPGEYRERDSIANRTRSRSQTSNNTFLYETERGGFRRTFSRSERAGVRTYVSTIRIPIRRISDAGLGEATSMALQSMIRQIMTGFGELSYFMDSDSDSTDSSRGSNPAADLADALGNPDAGSPSTEPSPGVGGSNPSGSEAQTEEREDSGASLRESRARQRPPISLEDSGSLPFLRLAHFFLLNDDDDDQPRGLTKEQIDNLAMRNFGESDALKTCSVCITEYAEGNKLRKLPCSHEYHVHCIDRWLSENSTCPICRRAVLVSANRESIV